One genomic region from Jilunia laotingensis encodes:
- a CDS encoding DUF4738 domain-containing protein → MKKLIYLFLVPVLAVIVSCGNKNSNKNEGSLLAMLDSTDAHGLQRMQSSKAEVDIKFKGKEYHSLISRTPDEELSHVTSPSGDTYVDNKITLRLTRGSEPVFNKTFTKHDFASVVGDDFLSKSILEGMVYNKTTPSGIVYAASVCYPQTDLYVPLSITITADGKMTILREEFLEEAYDVDSI, encoded by the coding sequence ATGAAGAAACTTATATATCTGTTTCTCGTGCCGGTGCTGGCAGTTATCGTTTCTTGCGGTAATAAGAATAGTAATAAAAACGAAGGATCGCTTCTTGCGATGCTGGATAGTACGGATGCGCATGGACTTCAACGGATGCAGTCGTCGAAAGCAGAGGTAGATATTAAATTCAAAGGAAAAGAATACCATTCTTTGATTTCACGAACACCGGACGAGGAGTTGTCACATGTGACTAGCCCTTCGGGTGATACATACGTCGATAATAAAATAACACTTCGTCTGACCCGTGGTAGTGAACCGGTATTCAACAAAACTTTTACTAAGCATGATTTTGCTTCCGTGGTAGGGGATGATTTCCTGTCTAAATCTATTCTTGAAGGAATGGTTTATAATAAGACTACCCCTTCAGGGATCGTTTATGCAGCCAGCGTTTGTTATCCGCAAACGGATTTATATGTCCCTCTGTCCATTACCATTACCGCTGATGGGAAGATGACCAT
- a CDS encoding DUF4890 domain-containing protein: protein MKRIVFFMVTLFLMGGVMMAQGPRDGKKMDPKARAEKMTERMAKELSLNDTQKQQLLELNLAQTEKMCNKASMSKDQKCDKKGKGKASEMTKEDRKKMREEMRASRDAYDAQLKKILTNEQYESYTKKQAEHMQKMRNGHKSRDGQKRK, encoded by the coding sequence ATGAAAAGAATAGTTTTTTTTATGGTAACCCTGTTTTTAATGGGTGGAGTGATGATGGCGCAAGGACCGCGTGATGGAAAGAAAATGGATCCGAAAGCACGTGCTGAGAAGATGACGGAACGCATGGCGAAGGAGCTTTCATTGAACGATACCCAGAAGCAACAGCTACTTGAGTTGAATTTGGCTCAAACTGAGAAGATGTGTAATAAAGCTTCCATGTCTAAGGATCAGAAATGTGATAAAAAAGGGAAGGGAAAGGCATCTGAAATGACGAAGGAAGACCGTAAAAAGATGCGTGAAGAGATGAGGGCTTCCCGTGATGCGTATGATGCACAATTGAAGAAGATTCTTACTAATGAACAGTATGAGTCATATACGAAGAAGCAGGCCGAACACATGCAGAAGATGCGGAATGGCCATAAGTCACGGGATGGGCAGAAACGTAAATAA
- the nfo gene encoding deoxyribonuclease IV, whose translation MKYIGAHVSASGGVENAPVNAHEIGANAFALFTKNQRQWVSKPLTEDSIRLFKENCKLYGFQPEYILPHDSYLINLGHPEEEGLEKSRAAFLDEMQRCELLGLKLLNFHPGSHLNKIPVEDCLSLIAESINIALDKTKGVTAVIENTAGQGSNLGNEFWQLRYIIDRVEDKSRIGVCLDTCHTFTAGYDLLDDYEAVFREFDEVVGFHYLRGMHLNDSKKELGSRVDRHDSIGKGLIGFPFFEKLMRDSRFDNMPLILETIDEALWPEEIAWLREQSEK comes from the coding sequence ATGAAATATATCGGAGCACATGTCAGTGCCTCTGGCGGTGTGGAAAATGCACCGGTCAATGCACACGAGATAGGCGCTAACGCCTTCGCCCTCTTTACTAAAAACCAACGTCAGTGGGTAAGCAAACCATTGACCGAAGATAGTATCCGGCTATTTAAAGAAAACTGCAAGTTGTATGGCTTTCAACCGGAGTACATCCTTCCACATGATAGTTACCTTATCAATCTGGGACATCCGGAAGAAGAAGGACTTGAAAAGAGCCGTGCAGCCTTCCTCGATGAGATGCAACGTTGTGAACTATTGGGTTTGAAATTACTCAATTTCCATCCCGGCAGCCACTTAAACAAAATACCGGTAGAAGATTGCCTCAGTCTCATTGCGGAAAGTATCAACATAGCCTTGGATAAGACGAAAGGTGTGACCGCCGTCATTGAAAACACTGCCGGGCAAGGCAGCAATCTCGGAAATGAATTTTGGCAGTTAAGGTATATAATCGACCGCGTAGAAGATAAATCCCGGATCGGGGTATGCTTGGACACCTGTCATACTTTTACAGCCGGATATGACTTGCTCGATGATTATGAAGCGGTGTTCCGGGAATTTGACGAAGTAGTAGGTTTCCATTATTTACGGGGAATGCATCTGAATGATTCCAAAAAAGAATTAGGTAGCCGGGTCGACCGCCATGACAGTATCGGCAAGGGACTGATCGGCTTCCCATTCTTCGAGAAGCTGATGCGTGACAGCAGATTTGACAATATGCCATTGATATTGGAAACGATAGATGAAGCATTGTGGCCTGAAGAAATAGCCTGGTTGCGCGAACAATCGGAAAAATAA
- a CDS encoding ClC family H(+)/Cl(-) exchange transporter: protein MFEHWKSLEGVRKWHVWKLKLIDARLYFVSIFVGLLTGLIAVPYHYLLQFFFNARRTFFDSHPHWYWYIPLFFFLWGILIFVSWLVKKMPLITGGGIPQTRGVINGRITYRHPFIELVSKFVGGVLVMSAGLSLGREGPSVQIGSYVGSLISKWGRVLAGERKQLLAAGAGAGLAAAFAAPLASSLLVIESIERFDAPKTAITTLLAGVVASGVASWIFPMNPYHLIDAVDPLLSFWSQVKLFLLLAVVISLFGKFYSELTLYFKRVYSKVKHSVCMKMLYLLVVAYAISLVEVSLTGGGEQFLLGQATDGSTQIMWVLAMMMIHFVFTALSIASGLPGGNFIPTLVTGGLFGQIIALILVQKGFIAQENVSYIMLVCMSAFLVAVIRTPLTAIVLITEITGHFEVFYPSVVVGGLTYYFTELLQIKPFNVTLYDDMINTPDFQQQKRYTLSVEIMTGSYFDGKVVDELQLPEHCIIMNVHRDRKDLKPAGTRLIPGDQVQIEMDAQDIEKLYEPLVSMANIY, encoded by the coding sequence GTCTGGAAGTTGAAACTTATTGATGCACGGTTATACTTTGTCAGTATATTCGTAGGATTGCTGACAGGGCTTATTGCTGTGCCTTACCATTATCTCTTGCAGTTCTTTTTCAATGCTCGACGTACTTTCTTTGATTCTCATCCTCATTGGTATTGGTATATTCCATTATTCTTTTTCCTTTGGGGAATCCTGATTTTTGTTTCGTGGTTGGTTAAGAAGATGCCGTTAATTACGGGAGGAGGTATTCCCCAAACGCGGGGAGTGATCAATGGGCGCATCACTTACAGGCATCCTTTTATTGAATTGGTTTCGAAGTTTGTTGGCGGTGTTCTTGTCATGTCAGCGGGCTTGTCGTTAGGGCGTGAAGGTCCTTCGGTCCAGATCGGTTCATATGTAGGCAGTCTGATATCCAAATGGGGGCGGGTTTTGGCAGGTGAGAGGAAGCAACTGTTGGCAGCCGGTGCCGGTGCGGGATTGGCGGCTGCATTCGCTGCTCCGTTGGCATCTTCTTTGTTGGTGATCGAATCGATTGAACGCTTTGATGCACCGAAAACGGCTATTACGACTTTACTTGCCGGGGTGGTAGCAAGCGGAGTGGCAAGTTGGATATTTCCGATGAATCCTTATCACTTGATTGATGCTGTAGATCCTTTATTGTCTTTTTGGTCGCAGGTAAAGTTGTTCTTGTTGTTGGCTGTAGTGATTTCCCTTTTCGGAAAGTTTTATTCAGAACTAACTCTTTATTTTAAGCGGGTTTATTCAAAAGTGAAACATTCTGTATGTATGAAGATGCTTTATTTATTGGTTGTGGCTTACGCCATTTCATTGGTAGAGGTATCGCTTACGGGAGGTGGGGAACAATTTTTATTGGGACAGGCGACTGATGGCAGTACACAGATCATGTGGGTGCTGGCTATGATGATGATTCATTTTGTCTTTACTGCTCTTTCCATCGCATCGGGGCTGCCGGGAGGCAATTTTATCCCGACGTTGGTTACGGGAGGATTGTTCGGACAGATTATCGCGTTGATATTGGTACAGAAGGGATTTATTGCTCAAGAGAACGTGAGTTATATAATGTTGGTTTGTATGTCTGCATTTTTGGTTGCTGTGATCCGCACTCCGTTGACCGCCATTGTTCTGATTACAGAAATAACCGGTCATTTTGAAGTCTTCTATCCATCTGTGGTGGTAGGCGGATTGACTTATTACTTTACGGAGCTACTGCAAATTAAACCATTCAATGTGACGCTGTATGACGATATGATAAATACTCCGGACTTTCAGCAGCAGAAGCGTTATACGCTTTCTGTCGAGATCATGACCGGATCTTATTTCGATGGAAAAGTCGTGGACGAACTTCAATTGCCGGAGCATTGCATTATTATGAATGTTCATCGCGACCGGAAAGACCTGAAACCTGCCGGGACAAGATTGATCCCGGGAGATCAGGTACAGATTGAAATGGACGCACAAGATATTGAAAAGCTGTATGAACCGTTGGTCAGTATGGCCAATATCTATTGA